Genomic DNA from Gimesia aquarii:
TTGATAGGCAAAAAATCAGAAAAGCGATCGTCCAAAAAAGTCGCATCAAAACGCACCACCTCAAAAACGAAATAAACACCTAAAAAACAGGCTCCAGTGAAAAAATGGAGCCGGTCAAATGTATCATTGGATTTACTGTCGCTGCCGAACGGTGGGACGTGAGCGACAAGGCGATTCGGAACTGGATCAAAAAAGGACTTCCGGTTAGCGGATCTCAACGAAGGAGAGTTTTCGATGTTTCTGAGTGTGATGCGTGGGTGGCATCTTATCGCGATGAGATGCTGATCAGTCGGGAAGAATACGAGTTGTTTGCCGCAGAATGTGTGATCGAGGCCCGCGACCAGATGTTGACACTACCAAAGGAAATGCGGCGGCATCTCTGCAAAAAGTGTCAGTCAAAAGTGAAAGAGATGCAAACAATGATTGAGCAGACATTGCAGCGGTTATCTGAAATCGAAGAGGGACCGAAAAAATGATCGCTCATACTTCTCATCCCATACCGAACCACGTGGATGATGACGAGACGCCGTTTCATTTTGAGGGCGTTTACCAAGATTGACCGGGTAACCGTAATTGCTCAGTCATTTTTCTTTGAAAAGCGATAGTTGCAATATACTGGCCAAATATTCATAATTAATTAGTCAGAGAACTCTGGAATCGTTGTTCAAAATATACTGATTGCAATCACATGATTTAGGTGGTCTTTCAATTAGTAAATCGAAATGAGGTGTTATTTCTGATGAAAGTTTTTTTCAGTCACTCAA
This window encodes:
- a CDS encoding helix-turn-helix domain-containing protein; amino-acid sequence: MEPVKCIIGFTVAAERWDVSDKAIRNWIKKGLPVSGSQRRRVFDVSECDAWVASYRDEMLISREEYELFAAECVIEARDQMLTLPKEMRRHLCKKCQSKVKEMQTMIEQTLQRLSEIEEGPKK